The genomic interval TTCGAACGGTTCGGGCGCCAGCGCGGCGGCAGCGGTCCGCAAACGCGCGAGGCGCAGTCGCTGGGATCGGGCTTCATCGTCAGCGCGGATGGCTACGTCGTCACCAACAACCACGTCGTCAGCCCCGATGCGCGGGCCGAGCTGGAAGAGGTGACGGTGACGCTGCCCGACGGCACCGAATACCCGGCCGAACTGGTCGGCACCGATCCGCAGAGCGACCTCGCGGTGCTCAAGATCCAGCGCGGCACGCCCTTCCCCTTCGTGCGCTTCGGCGATTCCAGCCAGGCGCGCGTGGGCGACTGGGTGATCGCCATCGGCAACCCGTTCGGCCTTGGCGGGACGGTGACGAGCGGCATCGTCTCCGCCGTCTATCGCAACACCGGATCGGGCGGCGCGTATGACCGCTATCTGCAGACCGATGCCAGCATCAACCGCGGCAATTCGGGCGGCCCGCTGTTCGACATGCAGGGCAACGTCATCGGCATCAACAACGCCATCCTCTCGCCTTCGGGCGGCAGCGTGGGCATCGGCCTCGCCATCCCGGCGGAGGATGCCGCGCCGATCGTCAACAAGCTCATCAACGGCGAGGAAATCCTGCGCGGCTATCTGGGCGTGCAGATCCAGCCGGTGGACGAGGACATCGCCGAAGCCCTCGGCATTCCCGAGCGGCGCGGCGAACTGGTGCAGGGCGTGCAGCCCGGAGAGGCGGCGGAAAAGGCCGGCCTGCAACCGGGCGACGTGGTCCTGTCCGTCGACGGAGAGGACGTGACGCCCGACAGCACGCTGTCCTACATCGTCGCCAACATCGCGCCCGGCACGACCGTGCCCGTTACCTTCATTCGCAACGGCGATCGCCGCCGGGTGAACGTGACCGTAGGTCGCCGCCCCAGCGAGGAGACGCTGGCGCAGCAGCAGATGTTCAACAACAACGACGAGGCCCAGAATGCCATGCCCGAGGCGCGCGAGAACGGCGTGCTGGAGGATACGCTGGGCGTATCCGCCGTGCCCGTCACGCCGCAGATCGCGCGTCAGCTGGGCGTCGCCGCCGATACGCAGGGTCTCGCCATCACCGGTGTCGACCCCAATTCCGACGCGGCGCGGCGCGGCCTGTCGCGCGGCGTCATCATCCTTGGCGCGAACGGTCGCGGGGTCGGCAGCGTGGAGGAACTGGAGGCGGTGATCGACAGCGCCCGCTCCGCCGGACGCGAGGCGGTCCTGCTGCGCGTGCAGGCGCGCGGCGTCTCGCCCACCAGCGTGCCGGTGCGACTGCTCGAGGATTAGGTCACACCCTGCGCTCGACGCGAACGGGCCGCTCCGGGATGACCGGGGCGGCCCTTTTCGCATGCGGCGCGGCTAACGGTCGCGGCGGTCGATGTAGCGCTCGCCCGGCCGGCGCTGCGGCGCGGGCTCGTCGGGCGGCAGGCGCTGGCCGGTGGCGCGTTCGAGGAAGTCGTCGCTCGCCGCCTGCGGCGCGTCCTGCCGGGGCACCGGCTGCGGCGTCCCGCGCGAGGGCTGCCCCGGTTGCGCTCCGCCGGGCTGCGCCGGCCCGCCGCGCGGATCGAGCGGATCGCGGTTGTCGCGCCGCGTGCCGGGCCGTTCGCCCTCGACATCGAAGGGTTCGCTGCGTTCGCCCTGCGGCCCGCCCGGTTCGACCAGATTGCCCTGATCGTCGATGTAGTAATAGTAGTCGTCATCGTCGAACAGGTACTGGTCGTCGGGCTCGAGCTGCCATTCGGGCAGCTTGAGGTCGGTGTCGAACTCCTCCACCGGCCTCTCGCGCACGGCGTAGCGCATGTAGGCGGCGAAGGCCCGCGCGGGCGCGGTGCCGCCCTGCAGACCAGACACCGCCTTGTTGTCGTCGCGCCCCATCCACACTCCGGTGGTGATGCCGCTGGAAAAGCCGACGAAATAGCCGTCGCGATTGGTGTTGGTGGTACCCGTCTTGCCCGCCACCGGCCGGCCGATATCGGCGGCCTTGCCGGTGCCGGTGGCGACCGCCGTCTGCAGCAGGTCGGTGATGCCGGCGGCGACGTAGTCGGGCACCAGCGTGTAGGCGCGCTGGTTCTCGTGCCGGTAGAGCACTTCGCCGTCGGCGGTTTCCACCCGCGTGATGCCATAGGGTTCGACCGACTGCCCGCCCGCCGACACGGCGGCGAAGGCGCGGGTCATGTCGATCAGCCGCACCTCGCTCGATCCCAGAACCATCGCCGGATAGGTGGAAATGGGCGTGCTGATGCCGAAGCGGCGCGCCATGCTGGCGACGTTGGAGAAGCCGACTTCGTTGCCGAGCTGCGCCGCGACCGAGTTCTTGGAATAGGCGAATGCCGTGCGCACGTCGATCTGGCCGGCATAGGAGCCGCCCGAATTGCGCGGGCTCCAGCCGTTGATCGTCACGGGCACGTCTTGCACCGCGTCGTCGGGCGTGTAGCCCGCCTCGAGCGCGGCGAGGTAGACGAACAGCTTCCAGGCGGAGCCGGGCTGGCGCATCGCGTCGGTCGCCCGGTTGTAATTGCTGGTGACGTAATCGGTGCCGCCCACCAGCGCCAGGATCGCCCCGTCGCGATCCAGGCTGACGAGCGCACCCTGGGCGTCGCCCGGCACGTTGGACTTGATCGCCGCGGTCGCCGCGCGCTGCATGCCGATGTCGATGGTCGTCCACACCTCGATCGGTTCGAAGGTGGAATTTGGCAGCAGCAGATCGAGCTGCGGCAGCGCCCAGTCGGTGAAGTAGCGGATCGAGTTCTGCCCGTCCTGCTGGGCGAGCTTGACCGCATCGACATTCACCTGGCGCGCGGTGGCTGGGTCGAGATCGCCATATTTCACCATCTGATCCACCACCACGTTCGCGCGGCCGACGGCCGCGTCGATATCGGCGGTGGGGGAATAGCGACTGGGCGCCTTCACCAGGCCTGCGATGATCGCCGCCTCTTCCAGGCTCAGCGTGCGCGCCGAGTGGCTGAAGAACTTGCGACTGGCGGAATCCACGCCGTAGGCGCCGCCGCCGAAATAGACCTTGTTGAGGTAGAGCTCGAGGATTTCCTGCTTCGAGAACTTCCATTCCAGCGCCATCGCCAGAACCGCCTCGCGCAGCTTGCGGTCGACGGTGCGGTTGGAATTGAGGAAAATGTTGCGCGCCAGCTGCTGCGTGATGGTGGAGGTGGCGGATACCTGCCGGTCCTCGTTCAGCGCGTTCCATACCGCGCGCATCAGGCCGGCGGGGTCGATGCCGAAATGCGAATTGAAGCGGTGGTCCTCGACCGAGACCATAGCGTGCTTCATCACCTCGGGAATCTCGTCTGCGGTCAGCCATTCGCCGTAGCTCGGCCCGAGTTCCACGATCTGCGTGCCATCGCGCGCGCGCACCAGGATCGTCTGCCCGTGCTGGCTCTGCCGCAGGGCGGAATAGGAGGGCATGTTGCGCGCGGCGAAATAGACCGCGGTGGTCAGGCCGATCGCTGCCAGGATCGCGGCGACGACCCCGGCGATGAACAGCCGCTTCGTCCAGCGCCACAGACCGGCTCCGAAGCCGCCCGGCCGCTCGCTCTTCTTTGCCTTACGTTTTGAGGAGCGCGAGCCCCGCCGTCTGGCCATCTAACCTGTCAATCCCGATTGCGTGCGCGCCAGCGCACCGTTCCCCACTCGCAAGCGCGTCTACATAGGGCAAGCGTAATCCGGAATGAACAGGGCAGGCGCGGTCAATCGTCCGATTTGTCTTGCGGCTCGAAATCGAGGCTGGCGGAATTGATGCAGTAGCGCAGCCCGTCCGGACCGGGTCCGTCGGGAAACACGTGCCCCAGATGGCTGGCGCAATTGGCGCAGACGACTTCGGTGCGCGTCATGCCGTGCGAGCGGTCCTCGTGCGTGTCGACCGCGTCGCCATCGGCCGGCGCGGTGAAGCTGGGCCAGCCCGAGCCGCTGTCGTACTTGTCCTCGCTCTCGAACACCGGCTGGCCGCAGGCGGCGCACCTGTATTCGCCCGCCTCCTTGTTCTTCTCGTACTTGCCAGTGAAGGCGCGTTCGGTGCCCCCCTCGCGCAGGACATGATACTGCTCGGGCGTCAGGCGTTCGCGCCACTGCGCTTCGGTCATCTCGATCTTGGGCATGGTTTTC from Aurantiacibacter spongiae carries:
- a CDS encoding Do family serine endopeptidase is translated as MKDVKPVRYSYGITSALLAGGAAISLLTGYPAGAQVAQNDDLQLNDVVPRGGAPASFADLTAALQPAVVNISTRQSITVENTNPFAGTPFERFGRQRGGSGPQTREAQSLGSGFIVSADGYVVTNNHVVSPDARAELEEVTVTLPDGTEYPAELVGTDPQSDLAVLKIQRGTPFPFVRFGDSSQARVGDWVIAIGNPFGLGGTVTSGIVSAVYRNTGSGGAYDRYLQTDASINRGNSGGPLFDMQGNVIGINNAILSPSGGSVGIGLAIPAEDAAPIVNKLINGEEILRGYLGVQIQPVDEDIAEALGIPERRGELVQGVQPGEAAEKAGLQPGDVVLSVDGEDVTPDSTLSYIVANIAPGTTVPVTFIRNGDRRRVNVTVGRRPSEETLAQQQMFNNNDEAQNAMPEARENGVLEDTLGVSAVPVTPQIARQLGVAADTQGLAITGVDPNSDAARRGLSRGVIILGANGRGVGSVEELEAVIDSARSAGREAVLLRVQARGVSPTSVPVRLLED
- a CDS encoding PBP1A family penicillin-binding protein, encoding MARRRGSRSSKRKAKKSERPGGFGAGLWRWTKRLFIAGVVAAILAAIGLTTAVYFAARNMPSYSALRQSQHGQTILVRARDGTQIVELGPSYGEWLTADEIPEVMKHAMVSVEDHRFNSHFGIDPAGLMRAVWNALNEDRQVSATSTITQQLARNIFLNSNRTVDRKLREAVLAMALEWKFSKQEILELYLNKVYFGGGAYGVDSASRKFFSHSARTLSLEEAAIIAGLVKAPSRYSPTADIDAAVGRANVVVDQMVKYGDLDPATARQVNVDAVKLAQQDGQNSIRYFTDWALPQLDLLLPNSTFEPIEVWTTIDIGMQRAATAAIKSNVPGDAQGALVSLDRDGAILALVGGTDYVTSNYNRATDAMRQPGSAWKLFVYLAALEAGYTPDDAVQDVPVTINGWSPRNSGGSYAGQIDVRTAFAYSKNSVAAQLGNEVGFSNVASMARRFGISTPISTYPAMVLGSSEVRLIDMTRAFAAVSAGGQSVEPYGITRVETADGEVLYRHENQRAYTLVPDYVAAGITDLLQTAVATGTGKAADIGRPVAGKTGTTNTNRDGYFVGFSSGITTGVWMGRDDNKAVSGLQGGTAPARAFAAYMRYAVRERPVEEFDTDLKLPEWQLEPDDQYLFDDDDYYYYIDDQGNLVEPGGPQGERSEPFDVEGERPGTRRDNRDPLDPRGGPAQPGGAQPGQPSRGTPQPVPRQDAPQAASDDFLERATGQRLPPDEPAPQRRPGERYIDRRDR
- the msrB gene encoding peptide-methionine (R)-S-oxide reductase MsrB, which produces MPKIEMTEAQWRERLTPEQYHVLREGGTERAFTGKYEKNKEAGEYRCAACGQPVFESEDKYDSGSGWPSFTAPADGDAVDTHEDRSHGMTRTEVVCANCASHLGHVFPDGPGPDGLRYCINSASLDFEPQDKSDD